The Micropterus dolomieu isolate WLL.071019.BEF.003 ecotype Adirondacks unplaced genomic scaffold, ASM2129224v1 contig_14004, whole genome shotgun sequence genomic interval caaaacccAAACAGAATTGGCTTTCATCCTGTTGGTCAGGTAAACTAAAATTAttgcaaaacatgtgaaacatattttgatgttgtgctttagttggctcaagttaggtaacattagctcgccggctaacgccaaGCGGTTGGTAACATTATCCAgtgcaaaatactataaaatactAATgtgatccatattactatcctgtgaaccaccagtattatgtcaaagtgctgcctgcaagaaatgatgtaaaggtacaaagcaaatgtggagcagtttgtttttacctgtttacctgagtttccagcatgttgtgtgaagcttcCTCCCAGTGAGTCTTTCTATGTGTTGAATCTTAAGTTGTTTGGTTGTCATGTCATCAGATGAGAGGATGGATTACATGAAGTCCCTTTTATGGGTTTACAATTATTTCAGATTTGTAACAAAATGCAAGTTGTTAGACAGATGTAGTGCGGTaaaaagtccaatatttactgcAGATTTACAGCAGGGATTCTCTGAGCTTGACCCTTTTTAAAAGGAGTTGAGGTACAATTCTTTGAGGAAGTCATCTTAAGTGAAAGTAAAGTTGCTGATTTTAGAATgagaataaaaaacatcaaaacacactTGGATCTCATTGAGCTCCTGCAGTCATGTAATCTGCTGCAGCATCAGACTGTAGTTATTTATTCAGAGCGCGTCCTCATGTGGCCACAGGCTGCAGTTTGTTATGAACTCCACTAGAGGGCGTCCTCAGGTGTCACTTATTCTCTACAAACTAGTAGctctggttttgtgttcatatcaGCTGCTCAAACACAACTCAAACCTTAAATAACACCACATTATCTTCCACTGCAGACTGTCTCAGATGTGATGGGGGATTGGAGCTCGTCAGCTCGAGTCACGTCTGAGAACAGCTGATGGTGTTTTTAATCACATGATTTGGTGTCATTAGAAACACCATCAGCTGTTTTTCAGCTTTGATaccaatcaaaaacaaaataacttaatcagacacaatgaaaacattattttgcttttgtttatttaaaagaaaaagagagaaaaacaaaagacttttgtctcatttataaactgcTCTTCAGTAATTTGGGCCAGTATGCAACACTTCTTATAGAAACAATGATCAGAATATAAACAGTTTAGAATTTGGCAGCCAGACATAAGAAACGTGTAAATGCTTCTTATTTCTGAGGACGTTGTTTTCTGATGATTTCACAGTGTTGAAGGCAGGTAATGCAGTTATTAGAATAAATTAGACACATTAGATAAAATCAATCAGAGCGGTAAAATTGATGTGTTGTAGCAACGTGacacatcaaagaaaaacatttacagaaacaaCATCAAAGTGTACAGAGTACATCAGcaacaaatatacatttattacattaaatatagaaaatcaAATGGTTGTTCTACTCAGTGTGATTGACAGGAGAGATGATCAGAGGGGCAGAGTTTTTACCACCATCGTTTATACAAGGACTAAAGTATGGGTAGAGTTTCTCAGTGAAGCAGCAGCCAGTAAAGGAGTAGATAAGAGCTGCAGCATCAACGTCATAAAAGGAGACCAGACCCTCCTCATAATCCACAAACACCCCCACCTTCTCAGGCTGAgacttcagagagagacagactggagGGTCAGCAAGAGCTTCATACTCATTTTCATTCCTCAACCATATCATCCAGTAACCATCCTGAGGAGTTACTGTGATTTCTCCCTTCCTGTTGATCGACTCTCTGGCCACTCCTAAATCCCACTTAGTCTTTCCTTTAACCTGAACCTCGCAGTAAAATCTTCTTGAGGAGAAACTCTGCTTTGCTAAGACATTAACACAATAATCAAATCTCTCTGGATTGTCTGGGAGATTCTTCTTTATATCACCATGTTTAACTTGTTTTCCATCATCAGACAGGATGAGTTTAGGATTTGCTGTATCAGGATCGAGTGTCACATCCACTGCATACTGCTGGACCCTCTTCAGCTCAAGCAGCTTCTTCATCTGTTTACTGAGCGTCTCCTCCAGCTGATTCACAGCTCTCCTCACAGTCCCCTCATAGGAAGGTGGACGGACGCTGACTTCTGTCCAGTCCTTGGTGGGTGGA includes:
- the LOC123966692 gene encoding E3 ubiquitin-protein ligase TRIM21-like — encoded protein: RRLKIQEIKRSVELSKEDADREIAGGVQVFSALKESVERSQAELIDTIKEKQRETEKQAEGFIKELEQEISELKKRSSEVEQLSRSEDHLHLLQSLPSLNAAPPTKDWTEVSVRPPSYEGTVRRAVNQLEETLSKQMKKLLELKRVQQYAVDVTLDPDTANPKLILSDDGKQVKHGDIKKNLPDNPERFDYCVNVLAKQSFSSRRFYCEVQVKGKTKWDLGVARESINRKGEITVTPQDGYWMIWLRNENEYEALADPPVCLSLKSQPEKVGVFVDYEEGLVSFYDVDAAALIYSFTGCCFTEKLYPYFSPCINDGGKNSAPLIISPVNHTE